The following proteins come from a genomic window of Coffea arabica cultivar ET-39 chromosome 11c, Coffea Arabica ET-39 HiFi, whole genome shotgun sequence:
- the LOC113715503 gene encoding uncharacterized protein isoform X1, translating into MCKMGNSGRSLIVRRPNETMIILVAVFVGSVFGFLIGVSLPKLSFTKLNITSSLICEFSDVGSKMRSNSSQICGDALSPLIESENNSHRSQNMSDLQKMWVPSNPKGAETLPPGILAIESDFFPRRLSGKPSEDLTHIPKYLVTFTVGYDQKNNIDAAVKKFSDNFTVLLFHYDGKTSEWDEFEWSKRAIHVSVPKQTKWWYAKRFLHPSIVAPYEYIFIWDEDLGVEHFNAEEYIKLVKKHGLEISQPALDPTGVLTWQLTKRREDREVHKETTERPGWCSDPHLPPCAAFVEIMAPVFTRDAWRCVWHMIQNDLVHGWGIDFGVQKCVEPAHEKIGIVDAQWIVHQSVPSLGNQGESENGQAAWRGVRERCQREWSMFSRRMENAEKAYYKDKGIDPSNVTKSCRGCRGRH; encoded by the exons ATGTGTAAGATGGGAAATTCTGGACGGAG TTTGATTGTCAGAAGGCCAAACGAAACCATGATAATTCTAGTTGCTGTATTTGTTGGATCGGTTTTTGGGTTCTTAATTGGAGTCTCACTCCCAAAACTTTCATTTACCAAG CTAAATATCACATCCAGCCTTATTTGCGAATTTTCAGATGTTGGGAGCAAAATGAGAAGTAATTCTAGCCAAATCTGTGGAGATGCTTTGTCTCCCCTCATTGAGAGTGAAAACAATTCACATAGAAGTCAAAACATGAGTGATCTACAAAAG ATGTGGGTCCCCTCAAATCCAAAAGGTGCAGAAACATTACCTCCAGGCATTCTCGCCATTGAGTCAGACTTCTTTCCTCGTAGGTTATCCGGCAAACCTAGTGAA GACCTAACCCACATACCGAAATATCTGGTGACCTTCACTGTCGGCTATGATCAGAAGAATAATATTGATGCAGCTGTGAAAAAG TTTTCAGATAACTTTACTGTACTTCTGTTCCATTATGATGGCAAAACAAGTGAATGGGATGAGTTTGAGTGGTCTAAGCGGGCTATTCATGTCAGTGTTCCTAAACAGACAAAATG GTGGTATGCCAAAAGATTTTTGCACCCCAGTATTGTTGCACCCTATGAATACATATTTATATGGGATGAGGACCTTGGAGTTGAACATTTCAATGCCGAAGA ATATATAAAACTTGTTAAGAAGCATGGATTGGAAATTTCCCAGCCCGCTTTGGATCCTACCGGAGTTTTAACTTGGCAGCTGACCAAGAGAAGAGAGGATCGCGAAGTGCACAA AGAAACAACAGAGAGACCGGGATGGTGCTCTGATCCCCATCTCCCTCCGTGTGCAGC ATTTGTGGAAATCATGGCTCCCGTCTTTACTCGAGACGCATGGCGCTGCGTGTGGCATATGATTCAG AATGACCTGGTCCATGGTTGGGGCATTGATTTTGGGGTCCAAAAATGTGTCGAG CCTGCTCATGAGAAAATTGGAATTGTTGATGCTCAGTGGATTGTTCACCAATCCGTTCCTTCACTAGGGAACCag GGTGAGTCTGAGAATGGCCAAGCTGCTTGGAGAGGG GTACGAGAGAGGTGTCAAAGAGAATGGTCCATGTTCTCGAGAAGGATGGAGAATGCGGAGAAAGCATACTACAAGGACAAAGGAATTGATCCTTCCAATGTCACAAAGTCGTGCCGAGGCTGCAGGGGTCGGCACTAA
- the LOC113715503 gene encoding uncharacterized protein isoform X2 codes for MCKMGNSGRSLIVRRPNETMIILVAVFVGSVFGFLIGVSLPKLSFTKLNITSSLICEFSDVGSKMRSNSSQICGDALSPLIESENNSHRSQNMSDLQKDLTHIPKYLVTFTVGYDQKNNIDAAVKKFSDNFTVLLFHYDGKTSEWDEFEWSKRAIHVSVPKQTKWWYAKRFLHPSIVAPYEYIFIWDEDLGVEHFNAEEYIKLVKKHGLEISQPALDPTGVLTWQLTKRREDREVHKETTERPGWCSDPHLPPCAAFVEIMAPVFTRDAWRCVWHMIQNDLVHGWGIDFGVQKCVEPAHEKIGIVDAQWIVHQSVPSLGNQGESENGQAAWRGVRERCQREWSMFSRRMENAEKAYYKDKGIDPSNVTKSCRGCRGRH; via the exons ATGTGTAAGATGGGAAATTCTGGACGGAG TTTGATTGTCAGAAGGCCAAACGAAACCATGATAATTCTAGTTGCTGTATTTGTTGGATCGGTTTTTGGGTTCTTAATTGGAGTCTCACTCCCAAAACTTTCATTTACCAAG CTAAATATCACATCCAGCCTTATTTGCGAATTTTCAGATGTTGGGAGCAAAATGAGAAGTAATTCTAGCCAAATCTGTGGAGATGCTTTGTCTCCCCTCATTGAGAGTGAAAACAATTCACATAGAAGTCAAAACATGAGTGATCTACAAAAG GACCTAACCCACATACCGAAATATCTGGTGACCTTCACTGTCGGCTATGATCAGAAGAATAATATTGATGCAGCTGTGAAAAAG TTTTCAGATAACTTTACTGTACTTCTGTTCCATTATGATGGCAAAACAAGTGAATGGGATGAGTTTGAGTGGTCTAAGCGGGCTATTCATGTCAGTGTTCCTAAACAGACAAAATG GTGGTATGCCAAAAGATTTTTGCACCCCAGTATTGTTGCACCCTATGAATACATATTTATATGGGATGAGGACCTTGGAGTTGAACATTTCAATGCCGAAGA ATATATAAAACTTGTTAAGAAGCATGGATTGGAAATTTCCCAGCCCGCTTTGGATCCTACCGGAGTTTTAACTTGGCAGCTGACCAAGAGAAGAGAGGATCGCGAAGTGCACAA AGAAACAACAGAGAGACCGGGATGGTGCTCTGATCCCCATCTCCCTCCGTGTGCAGC ATTTGTGGAAATCATGGCTCCCGTCTTTACTCGAGACGCATGGCGCTGCGTGTGGCATATGATTCAG AATGACCTGGTCCATGGTTGGGGCATTGATTTTGGGGTCCAAAAATGTGTCGAG CCTGCTCATGAGAAAATTGGAATTGTTGATGCTCAGTGGATTGTTCACCAATCCGTTCCTTCACTAGGGAACCag GGTGAGTCTGAGAATGGCCAAGCTGCTTGGAGAGGG GTACGAGAGAGGTGTCAAAGAGAATGGTCCATGTTCTCGAGAAGGATGGAGAATGCGGAGAAAGCATACTACAAGGACAAAGGAATTGATCCTTCCAATGTCACAAAGTCGTGCCGAGGCTGCAGGGGTCGGCACTAA
- the LOC113715502 gene encoding uncharacterized protein isoform X1, which yields MNSESLYIKGNFGRSVLPKKPNETMKIFVAVFIGSLFGFLVGFSFPSLSLTKLNITSSLICDFSKVGHKFSSNSSRNIRDALPSLIGSRNNSLQSPNMTDLLKIWVPSNPRGAERLPPRIIANESDFFPRRLWGKPSEDLTHKPKYLVTFTVGLNQKNNINAAVKKFSENFTILLFHYDGKTSEWDEFEWSKRAIHVSVHKQTKWWYAKRFLHPSIVAPYDYIFIWDEDLGVEHFDAEQYIKLVKKHGLEISQPGLGPSNKGLTWQMTKRRGDEEVHKETTEKPGWCSDPHRPPCAAFVEIMAPVFSRGAWRCVWHMIQNDLVHGWGLDFALQRCVEPAHEKIGVVDAQWIVHQSIPSLGSQGQSENGKAPWQGVRERCRKEWAMFQNRMSNAEKAYYLGKGIDPSNFTSH from the exons ATGAATTCAGAATCTCTATATATAAAGGGAAACTTTGGACGCAG TGTGCTTCCCAAGAAACCAAATGAAACTATGAAGATTTTTGTTGCTGTATTCATTGGATCCCTTTTTGGATTCTTAGTTGGATTCTCTTTCCCATCACTTTCATTAACCAAG CTAAATATCACATCCAGTCTTATTTGTGATTTTTCCAAAGTTGGGCACAAATTTAGTAGTAACTCCAGCCGAAATATCCGAGATGCTCTGCCTTCGCTGATTGGGAGCAGAAATAACTCCCTTCAAAGCCCAAACATGACCGATCTATTAAAG ATTTGGGTCCCCTCAAATCCAAGAGGTGCAGAAAGATTACCACCGCGCATTATTGCAAATGAGTCAGACTTCTTTCCTCGCAGGTTATGGGGCAAACCAAGCGAA GACCTGACTCACAAACCAAAATATCTGGTCACCTTCACTGTTGGCCTAAACCAGAAGAACAACATTAATGCAGCTGTGAAAAAG TTCTCAGAGAACTTTACCATCCTTTTGTTCCATTATGATGGCAAGACAAGTGAATGGGATGAGTTTGAGTGGTCTAAGCGGGCCATTCATGTCAGTGTTCATAAACAGACAAAATG GTGGTATGCAAAAAGATTTTTGCATCCAAGCATTGTTGCACCATATGATTACATATTTATATGGGATGAGGACCTCGGAGTTGAACATTTTGATGCTGAACA ATACATAAAACTTGTTAAGAAGCATGGTTTGGAAATTTCCCAGCCTGGTTTGGGCCCTAGTAATAAAGGCTTAACATGGCAGATGACAAAGAGAAGAGGTGATGAAGAAGTGCACAA AGAAACAACTGAGAAACCAGGCTGGTGCAGTGATCCCCATCGCCCTCCCTGTGCAGC ATTTGTGGAGATCATGGCTCCCGTTTTTTCTCGGGGTGCATGGCGCTGTGTGTGGCATATGATTCAG AATGACCTGGTCCATGGTTGGGGCCTTGACTTTGCCCTCCAAAGATGTGTTGAG ccTGCCCATGAGAAAATTGGTGTTGTGGACGCTCAGTGGATCGTTCATCAGTCTATTCCTTCACTTGGGAGCCAG GGTCAATCAGAGAATGGCAAAGCTCCGTGGCAAGGGGTACGAGAGAGGTGTAGAAAAGAATGGGCAATGTTTCAAAATAGGATGTCAAATGCAGAGAAAGCTTACTACCTGGGAAAGGGAATTGATCCTTCCAATTTCACATCTCATTAG
- the LOC113715502 gene encoding uncharacterized protein isoform X2: MKIFVAVFIGSLFGFLVGFSFPSLSLTKLNITSSLICDFSKVGHKFSSNSSRNIRDALPSLIGSRNNSLQSPNMTDLLKIWVPSNPRGAERLPPRIIANESDFFPRRLWGKPSEDLTHKPKYLVTFTVGLNQKNNINAAVKKFSENFTILLFHYDGKTSEWDEFEWSKRAIHVSVHKQTKWWYAKRFLHPSIVAPYDYIFIWDEDLGVEHFDAEQYIKLVKKHGLEISQPGLGPSNKGLTWQMTKRRGDEEVHKETTEKPGWCSDPHRPPCAAFVEIMAPVFSRGAWRCVWHMIQNDLVHGWGLDFALQRCVEPAHEKIGVVDAQWIVHQSIPSLGSQGQSENGKAPWQGVRERCRKEWAMFQNRMSNAEKAYYLGKGIDPSNFTSH, encoded by the exons ATGAAGATTTTTGTTGCTGTATTCATTGGATCCCTTTTTGGATTCTTAGTTGGATTCTCTTTCCCATCACTTTCATTAACCAAG CTAAATATCACATCCAGTCTTATTTGTGATTTTTCCAAAGTTGGGCACAAATTTAGTAGTAACTCCAGCCGAAATATCCGAGATGCTCTGCCTTCGCTGATTGGGAGCAGAAATAACTCCCTTCAAAGCCCAAACATGACCGATCTATTAAAG ATTTGGGTCCCCTCAAATCCAAGAGGTGCAGAAAGATTACCACCGCGCATTATTGCAAATGAGTCAGACTTCTTTCCTCGCAGGTTATGGGGCAAACCAAGCGAA GACCTGACTCACAAACCAAAATATCTGGTCACCTTCACTGTTGGCCTAAACCAGAAGAACAACATTAATGCAGCTGTGAAAAAG TTCTCAGAGAACTTTACCATCCTTTTGTTCCATTATGATGGCAAGACAAGTGAATGGGATGAGTTTGAGTGGTCTAAGCGGGCCATTCATGTCAGTGTTCATAAACAGACAAAATG GTGGTATGCAAAAAGATTTTTGCATCCAAGCATTGTTGCACCATATGATTACATATTTATATGGGATGAGGACCTCGGAGTTGAACATTTTGATGCTGAACA ATACATAAAACTTGTTAAGAAGCATGGTTTGGAAATTTCCCAGCCTGGTTTGGGCCCTAGTAATAAAGGCTTAACATGGCAGATGACAAAGAGAAGAGGTGATGAAGAAGTGCACAA AGAAACAACTGAGAAACCAGGCTGGTGCAGTGATCCCCATCGCCCTCCCTGTGCAGC ATTTGTGGAGATCATGGCTCCCGTTTTTTCTCGGGGTGCATGGCGCTGTGTGTGGCATATGATTCAG AATGACCTGGTCCATGGTTGGGGCCTTGACTTTGCCCTCCAAAGATGTGTTGAG ccTGCCCATGAGAAAATTGGTGTTGTGGACGCTCAGTGGATCGTTCATCAGTCTATTCCTTCACTTGGGAGCCAG GGTCAATCAGAGAATGGCAAAGCTCCGTGGCAAGGGGTACGAGAGAGGTGTAGAAAAGAATGGGCAATGTTTCAAAATAGGATGTCAAATGCAGAGAAAGCTTACTACCTGGGAAAGGGAATTGATCCTTCCAATTTCACATCTCATTAG
- the LOC113717002 gene encoding chloroplast sensor kinase, chloroplastic-like: MMLSAIPYPPLPQTTTALFNPPNLPCQTTSNLLSIPAAPNNNPSSLCRATAAQRPPSLPVGSSSAPPLRPVTTTATTYSPADDDNDDSNSVGVGEEANQDMVASANAVAAIIKKVSTSPVEFVQRIEKAGGSSHGGGLVLPSVDFQRLCLEQLALFRRIVHSDALLSIYVRPAGSYVMDRLELRRITFHPLVNATADIVILVGDFRIPAGLRVAEAALSSRTAEFFPELRSVVFPMVKHPFVVGFLVAEFPQMILGGEPTPSTGESCYLPNSEDSKLLELQTYDKGQSNEILYFTTEQRLNAENISRSITMAYVMDQKAILLQHSSWQNNVRMSSLVEQIRGSLSSIQTLSKMLSVHMRRSEISFDIVQDILVQGDHIKDVLQQLQDAVYLTKANIIHNNGGLKKMHAPTYGASNSINETLESYEALSLNSTSKDSEIPMPPLALAPLKQKAVRRPCNVSDVLNDLVAGVEHLAHMQQRYLKVSELSRPLQVAVEEPALRQALSNLIEGSLLRTQVGGKVEIVCTGAPAGGALIIIDDDGPDMHYMTQMHSLTPFGMDLFSDDKVEDNMTWNFIAGLTVAREILETYGCVVRVISPRTSDASIGAGGTRVELWLPYVTSPDADAVDRVI, translated from the exons ATGATGCTTTCGGCAATTCCATATCCGCCGCTGCCGCAAACCACCACCGCGCTATTCAATCCTCCTAACCTTCCCTGCCAAACCACTTCTAATCTCCTCTCTATTCCCGCTGCACCAAACAATAATCCTTCCTCCCTCTGCCGAGCCACCGCCGCCCAACGACCTCCTTCTCTTCCAGTCGGCTCCTCCTCTGCGCCGCCCTTGCGTCCCGTCACCACCACTGCCACCACCTACTCCCCCGCCGATGACGATAATGACGACTCTAACAGTGTCGGAGTAGGAGAAGAGGCCAATCAGGATATGGTGGCTTCCGCAAATGCTGTTGCGGCTATTATTAAGAAAGTCTCCACGTCACCCGTGGAGTTCGTCCAAAGGATAGAGAAAGCCGGTGGCAGCAGCCACGGAGGAGGATTGGTGCTTCCCAGCGTTGACTTTCAAAGACTTTGTCTTGAACAACTGGCCCTCTTTCGCCGCATTGTTCATTCCGACGCTCTCCTCTCT ATCTATGTAAGACCAGCTGGTAGCTATGTTATGGATAGACTGGAATTGCGTCGCATTACTTTTCATCCTCTGGTTAATGCTACGGCTGATATTGTGATTTTAGTGGGTGATTTTAGGATTCCAGCAGGTCTGAGAGTCGCAGAAGCTGCCCTTTCGAGCCGAACG GCAGAATTTTTCCCTGAGCTTAGATCTGTGGTTTTCCCAATGGTGAAGCATCCATTTGTTGTGGGGTTTTTGGTTGCTGAGTTTCCGCAAATGATATTGGGAGGAGAACCAACGCCATCCACAGGTGAATCTTGCTACTTACCCAATAGCGAGGACTCAAAACTGTTGGAATTACAAACATATGACAAGGGCCAGTCAAACGAGATTTTATACTTCACTACTGAACAAAGATTGAATGCTGAGAATATTTCTCGTTCTATTACAATGGCCTATGTCATGGATCAG AAAGCAATATTGCTCCAGCACTCATCTTGGCAAAATAACGTGAGAATGAGTAGCTTGGTTGAACAA ATCCGGGGATCACTATCTAGCATTCAGACCTTGAGTAAAATGCTATCTGTTCACATGAGGAGAAGTGAG ATCTCCTTTGATATTGTTCAAGACATTTTAGTCCAAGGTGATCATATTAAAGATGTCCTTCAACAACTTCAGGATGCTGTTTACCTGACTAAG GCTAACATAATTCATAATAATGGAGGGTTGAAGAAGATGCACGCTCCAACTTATGGTGCCTCTAACTCAATCAATGAAACACTAGAATCTTATGAGGCATTATCTCTCAATTCAACATCCAAGGATTCAGAAATTCCCATGCCACCCCTTGCACTCGCACCTTTAAAGCAGAAAGCAGTCAG ACGGCCATGCAATGTTTCTGATGTTCTGAATGATTTGGTTGCGGGTGTGGAACATCTGGCTCATATGCAGCAACGATATTTAAAGGTATCTGAACTATCTAGGCCTTTGCAAGTTGCTGTTGAAGAGCCTGCTTTACGGCAGGCCTTGAGCAACTTAATTGAAGGTTCTTTGTTGCGAACACAAGTTGGTGGGAAGGTTGAAATCGTGTGCACAGGAGCTCCAGCAGGTGGTGCTCTTATCATAATTGATGATGATGGCCCTGACATGCACTATATG ACCCAGATGCATTCCCTCACACCGTTTGGGATGGATCTGTTTTCTGACGACAAGGTTGAGGATAATATGACGTGGAATTTCATTGCTGGTCTGACTGTTGCTCGGGAGATTTTAGAAACTTATGGATGTGTTGTCCGTGTAATCTCACCAAGAACCTCTGACGCGAGTATTGGAGCAGGGGGAACCCGTGTAGAGCTATGGCTTCCATATGTAACTTCACCTGATGCAGATGCAGTTGATCGGGTGATATGA
- the LOC113716275 gene encoding probable protein phosphatase 2C 14, whose translation MANRPAAPTSVSRSTGTIIDIASTKMQSCSDSSENREGTDKNTIPILGSSCSLKRKRPPKIEIPNVLREIVVGKEPSLRECAPQENAVCSSGYGVGVYSLKGKKKFMEDAHKIVTCSFNKKGFFGVYDGHGGSKAAEFVAEHLHSNIYEMLKNSSGNAPKEEYIKAGYLKTDEDFLKQGLGSGVCCVTALIEDKDIVISNLGDCRAVLCRGGAAEALTKDHKAGLEDERRRIEDKGGFVQHHRGAWRVHGILAVSRSIGDAHLKDWVPAEPDTKIISLTKDMEYLVLASDGLWEEVGNQEAAEIVARSCSREEKAISKESTDEYGRINLSPSPKLRRVSLKSKRTGQFPGSKRTVENWNTSEASFSSENDSPRSKAQRISLSSQANMKSTHPSHENSISGTKPACSRLVAACKELVNLAVKRGSLDDITVMVIDLNSFRN comes from the exons aTGGCTAATCGCCCAGCTGCCCCAACAAGCGTTTCGAGATCTACGGGTACCATAATTGACATTGCAAGTACAAAGATGCAGTCTTGTTCTGATTCTTCTGAAAATCGGGAAGGGACTGACAAGAACACAATCCCAATTTTGGGTTCTTCCTGTTCACTGAAAAGAAAGAGGCCCCCCAAGATTGAGATCCCAAACGTCTTGCGCGAAATTGTTGTCGGTAAAGAGCCTAGTCTTAGAGAATGTGCCCCCCAAGAAAATGCCGTGTGCTCTAGTGGTTATGGTGTTGGTGTTTATTCTCTCAAAGGCAAGAAAAAGTTCATGGAAGATGCCCACAAGATTGTTACTTGCTCATTTAACAAAAAG GGATTTTTTGGGGTATATGATGGACATGGAGGTAGTAAGGCTGCAGAGTTTGTAGCAGAGCATTTGcactcaaatatatatgaaatgttgaagaattcTTCCGGAAATGCACCAAAGGAAGAATATATTAAAGCAGGTTATTTGAAAACTGATGAGGATTTCTTGAAGCAG GGCTTAGGTAGTGGTGTCTGTTGCGTTACTGCCTTGATTGAAGACAAGGATATTGTCATTTCAAATTTGGGAGATTGTAGAGCAGTATTATGTAGAGGAGGAGCAGCTGAAGCCCTCACAAAAGACCATAAGGCAGGACTGGAGGATGAACGTAGAAGAATAGAAGATAAG GGGGGTTTTGTACAACATCATCGAGGAGCTTGGAGAGTTCATGGGATACTTGCTGTTTCTAGAAGCATTGGAGATGCACATTTGAAGGATTGGGTACCAGCTGAACCAGACACAAAGATCATATCTTTAACCAAGGATATGGAATATCTTGTTTTAGCATCTGATGGACTTTGGGAGGAG GTTGGCAATCAGGAAGCTGCAGAAATTGTCGCACGATCATGTTCGCGCGAAGAGAAAGCTATTTCAAAGGAGAGTACTGATGAGTATGGCAGGATAAACTTGAGTCCTTCTCCAAAGTTGCGCAGAGTGTCTCTCAAGTCAAAAAGGACTGGTCAGTTCCCCGGCTCCAAGAGAACAGTAGAAAACTGGAATACAAGTGAAGCTAGCTTCAGTAGTGAAAATGATAGCCCTCGATCCAAGGCTCAGCGAATTTCACTATCAAGCCAAGCGAATATGAAAAGTACACATCCAAGTCATGAAAATAGTATCTCTGGAACCAAGCCTGCTTGTAGTAGACTGGTGGCAGCATG